A single genomic interval of Camelina sativa cultivar DH55 chromosome 11, Cs, whole genome shotgun sequence harbors:
- the LOC104727291 gene encoding uncharacterized protein At4g02000-like: protein MSDELWNDLQYMVLGRDDPELFVPHSTYADVLARNRLSLIGRPLNPREQELRRVIFYLPHHWGVATRVHGRVLDDSYVQFLFSSEADLFTVLRRGPWVFDNWFVALQRWEDFPEMDFLTSIDLWVQVRGIPLPYVSEASVTFIAKTLGKIVHLDFNEETSTQIDFIRVKVEIGITDRLRFFRKVRFESGEGAMIGFEYEKLNKICTNCSRINHDSAHCPYLVPPVYQDDILDVPTAQVFQEGEGSNIYSFLGEKPSARSSVLSSFSPISQPPRLANPAPNLEEFLAAHPLRLKLLI, encoded by the coding sequence ATGTCGGACGAGTTGTGGAATGACCTGCAATACATGGTTTTGGGCAGAGATGACCCAGAACTGTTTGTTCCTCATTCGACTTATGCTGATGTGTTAGCTAGAAACCGGCTTAGTTTGATTGGGAGACCGCTTAATCCCAGAGAACAAGAGCTTAGACGTGTTATCTTCTATCTACCACATCATTGGGGTGTTGCTACGAGGGTTCATGGAAGGGTTTTAGATGACTCCTACGTCCAGTTTTTATTCAGCTCAGAGGCTGATCTGTTTACTGTTCTGCGAAGAGGACCTTGGGTGTTTGACAACTGGTTTGTGGCTTTGCAAAGGTGGGAAGACTTTCCGGAGATGGACTTCCTCACTAGTATTGATCTTTGGGTCCAAGTAAGAGGTATTCCTTTGCCTTATGTTTCAGAAGCCTCTGTTACGTTCATTGCTAAAACTCTAGGGAAGATTGTTCATTTGGACTTCAATGAAGAGACTTCCACGCAGATTGATTTCATAAGAGTTAAGGTAGAAATTGGAATCACAGATCGTCTGCGTTTTTTTAGAAAGGTCAGGTTTGAATCAGGGGAAGGAGCCATGATAGGTTTTGAGTATGAAAAACTCAATAAGATCTGCACTAACTGTTCTCGCATCAATCATGATTCCGCCCACTGTCCGTATCTTGTCCCACCCGTCTATCAAGATGATATCCTTGATGTTCCAACTGCTCAGGTTTTTCAGGAAGGAGAGGGGTCGAACATTTATAGCTTTCTTGGCGAAAAACCCTCCGCTCGAAGTTCTGTGctttcatctttctctcccATATCGCAACCACCAAGGCTTGCTAATCCTGCTCCTAATCTGGAGGAATTCTTAGCTGCCCACCCTCTCAGACTCAAACTCCTAATCTAG
- the LOC104727292 gene encoding subtilisin-like protease SBT1.7 codes for MSSFLSSSTTAFFLILCLGLRHVSSSSSNEQGTYIVHMAQSQMPSSFDLHSNWYDSSLRSISDSAELLYTYENAIHGFATRLTQDEADSLMTQPGVLSVLPEHRYELHTTRTPLFLGLDDHNADLFPQTGASTDVVVGVLDTGVWPESKSYSDEGFGPVPSTWKGGCETGTNFTASHCNRKLIGARFFARGYESTMGPIDESKESRSPRDDDGHGTHTSSTAAGSVVEGASLLGFASGTARGMSPRARVAVYKVCWLGGCFSSDILAAIDKAIADNVNVLSMSLGGGTSEYYRDGVAIGAFAAMERGILVSCSAGNAGPSSFSLSNVAPWITTVGAGTLDRDFPALAILGNGKNFTGVSLFKGEALPDKLLPFIYAGNASNATNGNLCMTGTLIPEKVKGKIVMCDRGVNARVQKGDVVKEAGGVGMILANTAANGEELVADAHLLPATTVGEKAGDLIRHYVTTDPHPTATISILGTVVGVKPSPVVAAFSSRGPNSITPNILKPDLIAPGVNILAAWTRAAGPTGLASDSRRVEFNIISGTSMSCPHVSGLAALLKAVHPEWSPAAIRSALMTTAYKTYKDGKPLLDIATGKPSTPFEHGAGHVSPATATNPGLIYDLTTEDYLGFLCALNYTSSQIRSVSRRNYTCDPSKSYSVADLNYPSFAVNVEEAGAYKYTRTVTSVGGAGTYSVKLTSETTAVKISVEPAVLNFKAANEKQSYTVTFTVDSSKASGSNSFGTIEWSDGKHVVGSPVAISWT; via the coding sequence ATGTCGTCGTTTCTCTCTTCCTCCACCACTGCTTTCTTTCTCATCCTCTGTCTAGGATTACGCCACgtgtcctcctcctcctccaacgaACAAGGAACTTACATCGTTCACATGGCTCAATCTCAGATGCCGTCCTCCTTCGACCTCCACTCTAACTGGTACGATTCATCTCTCAGATCTATCTCCGACTCCGCCGAGCTTCTCTACACCTACGAGAACGCCATTCATGGGTTCGCCACTCGTCTCACTCAAGACGAAGCCGACTCCCTCATGACTCAACCTGgtgttctctctgttttaccGGAGCACCGCTACGAGCTTCACACCACTCGTACTCCTCTCTTCCTCGGCCTCGACGATCACAACGCAGATCTGTTCCCTCAAACCGGCGCATCTACCGACGTCGTCGTTGGTGTTCTCGATACCGGAGTCTGGCCGGAGAGTAAAAGCTACTCCGACGAAGGATTCGGTCCGGTTCCGTCTACCTGGAAAGGCGGATGCGAGACCGGAACCAACTTCACCGCTTCTCACTGTAACCGTAAACTAATCGGAGCTAGATTCTTCGCTCGCGGCTACGAATCAACCATGGGACCAATCGACGAATCTAAAGAATCGAGATCTCCTAGAGACGACGACGGACACGGAACCCACACCTCATCGACCGCCGCTGGATCCGTCGTCGAAGGAGCTAGCTTATTAGGTTTCGCTTCGGGAACAGCTCGTGGTATGTCTCCACGCGCTCGTGTCGCCGTTTACAAAGTCTGTTGGCTCGGTGGTTGTTTCAGCTCAGATATTTTAGCTGCTATCGATAAAGCCATCGCCGATAATGTCAACGTTTTGTCTATGTCTCTAGGCGGTGGTACCTCTGAGTATTATAGAGACGGTGTTGCTATCGGAGCTTTCGCCGCCATGGAAAGAGGGATTTTGGTATCTTGCTCAGCTGGTAATGCTGGTCCTAGCAGCTTCAGTTTATCAAACGTTGCTCCATGGATTACAACTGTTGGTGCGGGTACTCTAGATCGTGATTTCCCGGCCCTTGCGATTCTCGGCAACGGGAAGAACTTCACCGGAGTCTCCTTGTTTAAAGGAGAAGCACTGCCTGATAAATTGCTTCCGTTTATCTACGCCGGGAATGCTAGTAACGCTACTAATGGTAATCTCTGTATGACCGGAACTTTGATCCCGGAGAAAGTTAAAGGGAAGATTGTGATGTGTGACAGAGGAGTTAATGCTAGAGTTCAGAAAGGAGATGTGGTTAAAGAAGCTGGTGGAGTTGGGATGATTCTGGCTAACACGGCGGCGAATGGTGAAGAGCTTGTTGCTGATGCTCATTTGTTACCGGCCACCACCGTTGGTGAAAAGGCCGGTGATCTTATCCGGCATTACGTAACTACCGATCCTCATCCAACCGCCACGATTTCAATCTTGGGAACCGTCGTCGGTGTTAAACCATCACCGGTGGTTGCGGCGTTCAGCTCGAGAGGACCTAATTCGATTACGCCTAATATTCTTAAACCGGATCTGATCGCTCCTGGAGTCAACATCCTCGCCGCGTGGACCAGAGCTGCTGGACCAACCGGACTCGCTTCCGATTCTCGCCGCGTGGAGTTCAACATCATCTCCGGAACGTCCATGTCTTGCCCTCACGTGAGTGGTTTAGCGGCGCTTCTCAAGGCGGTGCATCCCGAGTGGAGCCCCGCGGCGATTAGATCTGCTCTTATGACCACAGCTTACAAAACCTACAAAGACGGTAAACCTTTACTCGACATCGCTACGGGGAAGCCTTCGACGCCGTTCGAACACGGTGCAGGGCACGTGTCACCAGCAACCGCCACTAATCCAGGACTCATCTACGATCTAACGACGGAGGATTACTTAGGCTTCCTCTGCGCGTTGAACTACACATCGTCGCAAATCAGAAGTGTCTCCAGACGTAACTACACTTGCGATCCCAGTAAATCCTACTCCGTCGCTGATTTGAACTACCCGTCGTTCGCCGTTAACGTTGAGGAAGCTGGAGCGTACAAGTACACGCGCACTGTAACGAGCGTGGGAGGAGCGGGGACTTACTCGGTTAAATTAACATCCGAGACGACAGCAGTCAAGATTTCGGTTGAACCGGCGGTTTTGAATTTCAAGGCAGCTAACGAGAAGCAATCGTATACGGTAACGTTTACTGTAGACTCATCAAAAGCGTCTGGATCTAACAGCTTTGGGACTATTGAATGGTCAGATGGGAAACACGTGGTTGGAAGCCCCGTGGCGATTAGCTGGACATAG